From Micromonospora rifamycinica, a single genomic window includes:
- a CDS encoding sensor histidine kinase, which produces MSPLDEAKGRIRSVPLRVKLVAAVLTLVAVALVVISSLTTYFLREYLIGQVDGELQSASVQVGRQLPNLEAGLVRATLPTDYVVALGDGGSSRFIGYDPALEPDDLPPIPADVAGFRSAEGEPFTVRSQDGRERWRMLYRELPDGRVLAVGQHLTDVDLAVKRLIWIDMLVGGAVLILLASIGAAIVRTSLKPLVEIERTAAAIAGGDLTRRVPDPEEGQECATSELGRLSRALNAMLAQIEAAFTARAASEMAARTAEAGARDAADAAMASEARARRSEERMRQFVADASHELRTPLTTIRGFAELYRQGAARAPEQTADLLRRIEDEASRMGLLVEDLLLLARLDRERPLSLAPVELPVLASDAVEAARVVAPQRRIELEIAPGSGPLVVHADDARLRQVIGNLMTNALTHTPPEASVTLRLRSETGHLAVIEVADTGPGLAPEQAERVFERFYRADAARTRRASGITSTGLGLAIVAALVTAHQGTVEVDETPGGGATFRVRLPLLPEPDGDAE; this is translated from the coding sequence GTACTTCCTGCGTGAATACCTGATCGGGCAGGTCGATGGGGAGTTGCAGTCGGCCAGCGTCCAGGTCGGTCGGCAGCTGCCCAACCTGGAGGCCGGGCTGGTCAGGGCCACCCTGCCCACCGACTACGTCGTGGCGCTCGGCGACGGGGGCAGCTCCCGGTTCATCGGTTACGACCCGGCCCTCGAACCGGACGACCTGCCACCGATCCCCGCCGACGTGGCCGGTTTCCGCAGCGCGGAGGGCGAACCGTTCACGGTCCGGTCCCAGGACGGCCGGGAACGGTGGCGGATGCTCTACCGGGAACTGCCCGACGGTCGGGTGCTCGCCGTCGGGCAGCACCTCACCGACGTCGACCTGGCCGTCAAGCGGCTGATCTGGATAGACATGCTGGTCGGCGGGGCGGTGCTGATCCTGCTCGCCTCGATCGGCGCGGCCATCGTGCGGACCAGCCTGAAACCGCTGGTGGAGATCGAACGGACCGCCGCCGCGATCGCCGGTGGTGACCTGACCCGTCGGGTGCCCGACCCGGAGGAGGGGCAGGAGTGCGCCACCTCCGAGCTGGGCCGGCTCTCCCGGGCGTTGAACGCGATGCTGGCCCAGATCGAGGCCGCCTTCACCGCCCGCGCCGCCTCCGAGATGGCGGCCCGGACGGCGGAGGCCGGTGCCCGGGACGCGGCCGACGCGGCGATGGCGTCCGAGGCCCGCGCCCGGCGGTCGGAGGAGCGGATGCGGCAGTTCGTCGCGGACGCCTCGCACGAGCTGCGGACCCCGCTGACCACCATCCGGGGCTTCGCCGAGCTGTACCGGCAGGGTGCGGCCCGTGCCCCGGAGCAGACCGCCGACCTGCTGCGCCGCATCGAGGACGAGGCGTCCCGGATGGGGCTGCTGGTGGAAGACCTGCTGCTGCTCGCCCGGCTGGACCGGGAGCGTCCGCTGTCGCTCGCCCCGGTGGAGCTGCCGGTGCTCGCCTCCGACGCGGTCGAGGCGGCCCGGGTGGTCGCCCCGCAACGGCGCATCGAACTGGAGATCGCCCCGGGATCCGGCCCGCTGGTGGTGCACGCCGACGACGCCCGGCTGCGGCAGGTGATCGGCAACCTGATGACCAACGCGCTGACCCACACCCCACCGGAGGCGTCGGTGACCCTGCGGCTGCGGTCGGAGACCGGGCACCTGGCCGTGATCGAGGTGGCGGACACCGGGCCGGGGCTCGCCCCGGAGCAGGCCGAGCGGGTCTTCGAGCGGTTCTACCGGGCCGACGCGGCCCGGACCCGGCGGGCCAGCGGAATCACCAGCACCGGCCTGGGGCTGGCCATCGTCGCCGCGCTGGTCACCGCGCACCAGGGCACGGTGGAGGTGGACGAGACGCCGGGCGGCGGGGCCACCTTCCGGGTCCGGCTGCCGCTGCTGCCCGAGCCCGACGGTGACGCCGAGTGA
- a CDS encoding S1C family serine protease: protein MTEFETDPQRRPAATDAEPSHPSAEPSRAARGESDTTPTTAGTEQAGSGSPYAPPQSSSPYAPPAYPQSSYQPGGQGYRPGYPASTGYPGYPQAGQYPSTGHPQPGQQQPGSGWSAGQSGQHHPGTSGQPGAGTSSAGYPGQPGAGTSSAGYPGQPGAGGTGQPGVGYPGQHGQPSAGYPGSAGPGGPQHPGQHQPWAPAPAPQAGRVAKFVGAGVAVFALMLGSGVAGGALALAVDGDRGGITRTYSAAPVINSADLPKIAASVQDSVVSIITDNGEGSGVILSSDGFVLTNNHVVASASGDAVRVVFANGKSAPAKIVGTDPKTDLAVVQTSGISDLKAAKFGDSDAMQVGDQVLALGSPLGLQGSVTAGILSARDRTIQAGSGNSPQQSPQGGASSIAGLLQTDAPINPGNSGGALVNTRGEVIGINTAIATAGQGSTGNIGVGFAIPSNKAKDVAEKLQRGEKISHPSLGVSVNAAEDGGALVAAVTGGSAAEKAGIQRGDVITKFGDKVINDSNDLVGAVQAGKVGDRVQVTYKRNGAEATATVTLAETS, encoded by the coding sequence ATGACCGAGTTCGAGACCGACCCGCAGCGTCGGCCGGCTGCCACCGACGCCGAGCCGTCGCACCCCTCCGCCGAGCCGTCCCGCGCCGCGCGCGGCGAGTCCGACACCACCCCCACCACCGCCGGCACCGAGCAGGCCGGCAGCGGATCGCCGTACGCGCCGCCGCAGTCGTCGTCGCCGTACGCGCCGCCCGCGTACCCGCAGTCCTCGTACCAGCCGGGTGGCCAGGGCTACCGGCCCGGCTATCCGGCGTCCACCGGCTACCCGGGTTACCCGCAGGCGGGTCAGTACCCGTCAACCGGTCACCCTCAGCCCGGCCAGCAGCAGCCCGGCTCCGGGTGGTCCGCCGGGCAGTCCGGCCAGCACCACCCCGGCACGTCGGGTCAGCCGGGTGCCGGCACGTCGTCCGCGGGTTACCCGGGTCAGCCCGGTGCCGGCACGTCGTCCGCGGGTTACCCGGGTCAGCCGGGTGCCGGCGGCACCGGGCAGCCGGGCGTCGGTTACCCGGGCCAGCACGGTCAGCCGTCCGCCGGGTATCCCGGGTCGGCCGGTCCCGGCGGCCCGCAGCACCCCGGCCAGCACCAGCCGTGGGCTCCCGCCCCCGCGCCGCAGGCCGGCAGGGTGGCCAAGTTCGTCGGCGCCGGGGTGGCGGTCTTCGCCCTGATGCTCGGCTCCGGTGTGGCCGGCGGCGCGCTGGCCCTGGCGGTGGACGGCGACCGGGGCGGCATCACCCGCACCTACTCCGCCGCGCCGGTGATCAACAGCGCCGATCTTCCCAAGATCGCGGCGTCGGTCCAGGACAGCGTCGTCTCGATCATCACCGACAACGGTGAGGGGTCGGGCGTGATCCTCAGCTCCGACGGCTTCGTGCTGACCAACAACCACGTGGTCGCCTCCGCCTCCGGGGACGCCGTCCGGGTGGTCTTCGCCAACGGCAAGTCCGCCCCGGCCAAGATCGTCGGTACCGATCCGAAGACCGACCTCGCGGTGGTCCAGACCAGCGGCATCAGCGACCTCAAGGCGGCGAAGTTCGGCGACAGCGACGCCATGCAGGTGGGTGACCAGGTGCTCGCCCTGGGCAGCCCGCTCGGCCTCCAGGGTTCGGTGACGGCCGGCATCCTCAGCGCCCGGGACCGCACCATCCAGGCCGGCAGCGGCAACAGCCCGCAGCAGTCCCCGCAGGGCGGTGCCAGCTCGATCGCCGGCCTGCTCCAGACCGACGCCCCGATCAACCCGGGCAACTCCGGCGGCGCGCTGGTCAACACCCGGGGCGAGGTGATCGGCATCAACACCGCCATCGCCACCGCCGGGCAGGGCAGCACCGGCAACATCGGGGTCGGCTTCGCCATCCCGAGCAACAAGGCCAAGGACGTCGCCGAGAAGCTCCAACGGGGCGAGAAGATCAGCCACCCGTCCCTCGGCGTCAGCGTCAACGCGGCCGAGGACGGCGGAGCCCTGGTCGCCGCCGTCACCGGGGGCAGCGCCGCCGAGAAGGCCGGTATCCAGCGGGGCGACGTGATCACCAAGTTCGGGGACAAGGTGATCAACGACTCCAACGATCTGGTCGGCGCGGTGCAGGCCGGCAAGGTGGGCGACCGGGTCCAGGTGACCTACAAGCGAAATGGTGCCGAGGCGACGGCAACCGTAACGCTCGCCGAAACGTCATAG
- a CDS encoding glycosyltransferase family 4 protein produces the protein MLVPPWLSVPPPGYGGLEQVVHGLVDALVGHGHEVTLFGAGRQHGTAAEYVWTIDELQYDRLGESLPELAHLARVRQLISAADFDVIHDHTTIGPLIAGRRAVPTVATVHGNPVGEYGAVLGDTDHGVGLVAISHAQRRANPGLPWVGTVHNALDGRDVPAKREPGRGPVLWLARFSPDKGPDLAIRACRAAGLPLTLAGKCNEPAERQHFAEAVQPMLGEDVNVILNADREATLRLLVDARCLIMPIQWEEPFGMVMVEAMATGTPVVALRRGAVPEVVVDGVTGLICDGAEELPAALREVDRLDPAACVAHVAENFSTERMARGYEAIYRAVAHSARRPHHTTGSVPLRTR, from the coding sequence ATGCTGGTTCCGCCGTGGCTTTCGGTGCCGCCACCCGGGTACGGCGGGCTCGAACAGGTGGTGCACGGACTGGTGGACGCGCTCGTCGGGCACGGCCACGAGGTGACCCTCTTCGGCGCCGGACGGCAGCACGGGACGGCTGCCGAGTACGTCTGGACGATCGACGAGCTGCAGTACGACCGGCTGGGCGAGTCACTGCCCGAACTGGCCCACCTGGCGCGCGTCCGGCAGTTGATCTCCGCTGCCGACTTCGACGTGATCCACGACCACACCACGATCGGGCCGCTGATCGCCGGTCGGCGCGCGGTGCCCACCGTGGCCACCGTGCACGGCAACCCGGTCGGGGAGTACGGGGCGGTGCTCGGCGACACCGACCACGGGGTGGGCCTGGTGGCGATCTCGCACGCCCAACGCCGGGCCAACCCCGGCCTGCCCTGGGTGGGCACCGTGCACAACGCCCTCGACGGCCGGGACGTGCCGGCCAAGCGGGAACCCGGTCGCGGCCCGGTGCTCTGGCTGGCCCGGTTCAGCCCGGACAAGGGTCCGGACCTGGCGATCCGGGCGTGCCGGGCGGCCGGGTTGCCGCTCACCCTGGCGGGCAAGTGCAACGAGCCCGCCGAGCGCCAGCACTTCGCCGAGGCGGTCCAGCCGATGCTGGGTGAGGACGTCAACGTGATCCTGAACGCGGACCGGGAGGCGACGCTGCGGCTGCTGGTCGACGCCCGGTGCCTGATCATGCCGATCCAGTGGGAGGAGCCCTTCGGCATGGTGATGGTGGAGGCCATGGCGACCGGCACGCCGGTGGTGGCGCTGCGCCGGGGGGCGGTGCCGGAGGTGGTGGTCGACGGGGTGACCGGGCTGATCTGTGACGGTGCCGAGGAGCTGCCGGCGGCACTGCGCGAGGTGGATCGGCTCGACCCGGCGGCCTGCGTCGCGCACGTCGCCGAGAACTTCTCCACCGAGCGGATGGCGCGCGGCTACGAGGCGATCTACCGGGCCGTGGCGCACTCGGCCCGCCGCCCCCACCACACCACCGGGTCCGTCCCGTTGCGCACCCGCTGA
- a CDS encoding serine/threonine-protein kinase, with protein sequence MATLNAGRLLARRYRLLDRIGAGGMSVIWRARDEVLDRVVAVKVLAPSLAADARFRDMVREEARSAAQLVHPHVTAVHDYGEALAPDGEITSFVVMELLTGEELEHRLSEGPLPWPEAVEVGAQVAEALAAAHRLGIVHRDITPANVMMTRVGAKVLDFGIATQVGTPDDDEDGGTFGTPAYVAPERLDGAPAQPSTDVYSLGVLLYETLTGQPPYPAETWEQLAAAITDETPLSLDGVPGLPPLVVDVCLRCLARDPHERPTAHQVATALRDQLLPGDPQAATMLSPTVSLPALAGPPGAPGAAAAGTGARTTATARVAADAGAVPAAGSGAGTTAGAGAGRGGVAGAGGAGDRATGNATAGVGVVGGGRPTGRAGGAGDGGPPPEPELPPSRRPLVAVGALVVFTVAAVLLLAPLLEPGTHTPPVARPTESPTTEPPPPRTQPPADPTPPPAPRRATGTPTPPRTTSPPDGGQGAGGLTEAADRMRRLVDDGVRTGEIREDVGIDLRNVLANLTRAAAAGSPDVPAQAVALREKVTRRVDEGGITATYGRQLESAARDLAATTT encoded by the coding sequence ATGGCAACCCTGAACGCCGGTAGGTTGCTGGCCCGCAGGTACCGGCTCCTCGACAGGATCGGGGCCGGCGGGATGTCGGTGATCTGGCGGGCCCGCGACGAGGTGCTCGACCGGGTCGTCGCGGTCAAGGTGCTCGCGCCGTCGCTGGCCGCCGACGCCCGGTTCCGCGACATGGTCCGCGAGGAGGCACGTTCCGCCGCGCAACTGGTCCACCCGCACGTGACAGCGGTGCACGACTACGGCGAGGCGCTCGCCCCGGACGGCGAGATCACCTCGTTCGTGGTGATGGAGCTGCTCACCGGTGAGGAGCTGGAGCACCGGCTCTCCGAGGGGCCGCTGCCCTGGCCGGAGGCGGTCGAGGTGGGTGCCCAGGTGGCCGAGGCGCTGGCGGCGGCGCACCGGCTGGGCATCGTGCACCGGGACATCACCCCGGCGAACGTCATGATGACCCGGGTCGGCGCGAAGGTGCTGGACTTCGGCATCGCCACCCAGGTCGGCACCCCCGACGACGACGAGGACGGGGGCACCTTCGGCACCCCGGCGTACGTGGCACCGGAGCGGTTGGACGGCGCACCGGCCCAGCCGTCGACCGACGTCTACTCCCTCGGGGTGCTGCTCTACGAGACGCTGACCGGCCAGCCGCCCTACCCGGCGGAGACCTGGGAACAGCTCGCCGCCGCGATCACCGACGAGACACCGCTGTCGCTGGACGGCGTACCGGGGCTGCCGCCGCTGGTGGTCGACGTCTGCCTGCGCTGCCTGGCCCGGGATCCGCACGAACGGCCGACCGCGCACCAGGTCGCCACCGCGCTCCGCGACCAACTGCTGCCGGGCGACCCGCAGGCGGCCACCATGCTCTCCCCGACGGTCAGCCTGCCGGCGCTCGCCGGTCCACCCGGCGCGCCGGGGGCCGCGGCAGCCGGCACGGGCGCCCGGACCACCGCCACCGCCCGGGTCGCGGCGGACGCCGGTGCCGTGCCGGCGGCCGGCTCCGGTGCCGGCACGACAGCCGGTGCCGGGGCGGGGCGCGGCGGTGTCGCGGGGGCCGGCGGTGCCGGCGACCGGGCCACGGGCAACGCGACGGCGGGTGTCGGGGTGGTGGGCGGCGGTCGGCCCACCGGCCGCGCGGGCGGTGCCGGTGACGGCGGCCCGCCCCCCGAGCCGGAGTTGCCACCGTCGCGGCGGCCGCTGGTGGCGGTGGGTGCGCTGGTCGTGTTCACGGTCGCGGCGGTCCTGCTGCTCGCCCCGCTCCTGGAGCCGGGAACCCACACCCCGCCGGTCGCCCGGCCCACCGAGAGCCCGACGACCGAACCGCCGCCACCGCGCACCCAGCCACCGGCGGACCCCACCCCGCCACCGGCGCCCCGCCGGGCCACCGGCACGCCCACGCCACCCCGCACCACGTCGCCCCCGGACGGCGGGCAGGGCGCCGGTGGGCTGACCGAGGCGGCCGACCGGATGCGCCGGCTGGTCGACGACGGGGTCCGCACCGGTGAGATCCGCGAGGACGTCGGCATCGACCTGCGCAACGTACTGGCCAACCTGACCCGCGCCGCCGCCGCGGGGAGCCCGGACGTGCCCGCCCAGGCGGTCGCGCTCCGGGAGAAGGTCACCCGGCGGGTCGACGAGGGCGGCATCACCGCGACGTACGGCCGTCAGCTCGAATCCGCCGCCCGGGACCTCGCCGCGACCACCACCTGA
- a CDS encoding patatin-like phospholipase family protein: protein MSGGPVAFVLGGGGVLGAVEVGMLRALFRARIRPDVVLGTSIGAVNGALVAADPSEAVTDRLVRLWASPEASEVYGDSVARQLRRFAARTHLHSPRPLRKLLEGELGADTTFADLKVPFRCCAANIERAAEHWFHTGPLVPAVLASASVPGLLPPAQIDGQHYIDGGIVNSIPIGEAVAVGATQIFVLQVGRIERELTPPRRPWEIAQVAFEIARRHRFARELAALPEGVRVHVLPTGGLEPRDDSPWAYRDMAAVGRRISRAYTASRAYLATLDR from the coding sequence ATGAGTGGCGGTCCGGTGGCGTTCGTGCTCGGCGGCGGGGGAGTGCTCGGCGCGGTCGAGGTGGGCATGCTGCGCGCCCTCTTCCGGGCCCGGATCCGCCCCGACGTCGTGCTCGGCACCTCGATCGGCGCGGTCAACGGCGCGCTGGTCGCCGCCGACCCGTCCGAGGCGGTCACCGACCGGCTGGTCCGGCTCTGGGCCTCCCCGGAGGCGAGCGAGGTGTACGGCGACTCGGTGGCCCGGCAGCTGCGCCGGTTCGCCGCCCGTACCCACCTGCACTCGCCCCGGCCGCTGCGCAAGCTGTTGGAGGGCGAGCTGGGCGCGGACACCACATTCGCCGACCTGAAAGTCCCGTTCCGCTGCTGTGCGGCCAACATCGAGCGGGCCGCCGAGCACTGGTTCCACACCGGACCGCTGGTGCCGGCGGTGCTCGCGTCGGCCTCGGTGCCCGGTCTGCTGCCCCCGGCCCAGATCGACGGCCAGCACTACATCGACGGCGGGATCGTCAACTCGATCCCGATCGGCGAGGCGGTGGCGGTCGGCGCGACGCAGATCTTCGTCCTCCAGGTGGGGCGGATCGAGCGGGAGCTGACGCCGCCCCGACGGCCCTGGGAGATCGCCCAGGTCGCGTTCGAGATCGCCCGCCGGCACCGGTTCGCCCGGGAGCTGGCCGCGCTGCCCGAGGGGGTACGGGTGCACGTGCTGCCGACCGGTGGGCTGGAGCCGCGCGACGACAGCCCCTGGGCGTACCGGGACATGGCGGCCGTGGGGCGGCGGATCAGCCGCGCCTACACCGCGTCCCGGGCGTACCTGGCGACGCTGGACCGTTGA
- a CDS encoding 1-acyl-sn-glycerol-3-phosphate acyltransferase: protein MPLPPRWVRRLLFAPAVVLLAVTVLTTVPVWALLALAVSPFVPGRLRPLRLLWIGCVYLVWDAAALVALFVLWLASGFGRWKRSPAFQRAHYVLAGWFLRALFWQARWTLRLSIDVVGTDPDTALPGRPELVLCRHAGPGDSFILIHSLVNWFQREPRIVLKEALQWDPAIDVLLNRLPNRFIAAGDGRDAAVRQIGHLATGLDDDDAFVIFPEGGNFTPGRRVRAIDRLRALGLERMAVRAERMQHVLAPQPGGVLAALDAAPEAGVIFVAHTGLDRMLTVADVWRELPMDKRIVMRFWSVPPEDVPTGRQERIDWLFDWWDRIDRWIAANRDGVTTG from the coding sequence ATGCCGTTGCCCCCACGCTGGGTACGCCGGCTGCTGTTCGCCCCCGCTGTGGTCCTGCTCGCGGTCACGGTGCTGACCACCGTGCCGGTGTGGGCGCTGCTCGCGCTCGCCGTGTCGCCGTTCGTGCCGGGCCGGCTGCGCCCGCTGCGGCTGCTCTGGATCGGCTGCGTCTACCTGGTCTGGGATGCCGCCGCGCTGGTCGCGCTCTTCGTGCTCTGGCTGGCCTCCGGGTTCGGCCGGTGGAAGCGGTCGCCGGCCTTCCAACGGGCGCACTACGTGCTCGCCGGCTGGTTCCTCCGGGCGCTGTTCTGGCAGGCCCGTTGGACGCTGCGGCTGAGCATCGACGTGGTCGGCACCGACCCGGACACCGCGCTGCCCGGCCGGCCGGAGCTGGTGCTCTGCCGGCACGCCGGCCCGGGTGACTCGTTCATCCTGATCCACTCGCTGGTCAACTGGTTCCAGCGGGAGCCCCGGATCGTGCTCAAGGAGGCACTCCAGTGGGATCCGGCGATCGACGTCCTGCTCAACCGGCTGCCCAACCGCTTCATCGCCGCCGGTGACGGTCGGGATGCGGCGGTCCGGCAGATCGGCCACCTCGCCACCGGCCTGGACGACGACGACGCCTTCGTGATCTTCCCGGAGGGCGGCAACTTCACCCCCGGCCGGCGGGTACGGGCCATCGACCGGCTCCGCGCGCTCGGCCTGGAGCGGATGGCGGTGCGCGCCGAGCGGATGCAGCACGTGCTCGCCCCGCAGCCCGGCGGGGTGCTCGCCGCCCTGGACGCCGCCCCCGAGGCCGGGGTGATCTTCGTGGCGCACACCGGTCTGGACCGGATGCTCACCGTCGCCGACGTCTGGCGCGAGCTGCCGATGGACAAACGGATCGTGATGCGCTTCTGGTCGGTGCCGCCGGAGGACGTCCCGACCGGCCGGCAGGAGCGCATCGACTGGCTCTTCGACTGGTGGGACCGGATCGACAGGTGGATCGCCGCCAACCGGGACGGGGTGACCACCGGATGA
- the cutA gene encoding divalent-cation tolerance protein CutA, with protein sequence MDQICVVTTVVDSRSVADLMAAAAVAGRLAACAQVGGQVDSTYWWRAGVETSTEWSVQFKTAPDRATALVGQIRANHPYEVPEILVTRVESGDPAYALWVHENTRT encoded by the coding sequence GTGGACCAGATCTGCGTGGTGACGACGGTGGTGGACTCGCGCTCCGTCGCGGACCTCATGGCGGCCGCCGCGGTGGCCGGGCGACTGGCCGCCTGTGCGCAGGTCGGCGGCCAGGTCGACAGCACGTACTGGTGGCGGGCCGGGGTGGAGACCAGCACCGAGTGGTCGGTGCAGTTCAAGACCGCCCCCGACCGGGCCACGGCGCTGGTCGGCCAGATCCGCGCCAACCATCCGTACGAGGTGCCCGAGATCCTGGTCACCCGGGTGGAGAGCGGCGACCCGGCGTACGCGCTCTGGGTGCACGAGAACACCCGTACCTAG